A region from the Rosa rugosa chromosome 6, drRosRugo1.1, whole genome shotgun sequence genome encodes:
- the LOC133715346 gene encoding pentatricopeptide repeat-containing protein At1g08070, chloroplastic-like — MNSQELWVHAYSRLRSCKSISITHLKQTHTFLIKTRPLPLPLPLPTQHLIYPKLISSPHHNNNLTYILSFLNHLDKPDLCLGLYNAIIQGLIPSNPTNKTTSLLQVLELLRHMLLNGLLPDHYTVPSVLKACAQCRALREGQQIHAYAIKSGLVLSNVYVNNTIMRLYAVCGFINHVRKVFDESPQRDLVSWTTLIQGYVKMGLAREGVEAFFEMCDAKMRPDEMTLVIVLSACSKLGDLSLGRKISRYIDDNGVYPDVFIGNALVNMYLECGDAELARGVFDGMAVRNVVSWNSMISGLAHQGKYKEALDVFQEMQRIGLEPDDVTLVGVLNSCANLGVLELGKWVHAYVDRNQIEADGYIGNALVDMYAKCGSIDRAFRVFQGMKRRDVYSYTAMIVGLAMHGEVEVALDIFSEMPRMGIQPDEVTFVGVLAACSHGGLVAEGQKYFRDMSTVYNLRPQTEHYGCMVDLLGRAGLINEAEEFVNNMPIEPDAFVWGALLGACRIHGKVELAETVMKKLLKIEPERDGAYVLMSNIYSSANKWRNAVQLRREMKEKNMTKTPGCSSIELEGVVHEFRKGDKSHKRSKHIYKLLDEIMSHINDYGVLAHRSTFF, encoded by the coding sequence ATGAACTCCCAAGAGTTATGGGTGCATGCTTATAGCAGACTCAGATCATGCAAATCAATAAGCATAACTCATCTCAAACAAACCCACACATTTCTCATCAAAAcaaggcctcttcctcttcctcttcctctcccAACCCAACACCTCATCTACCCTAAACTCATTTCTTCTCCTCATCACAACAACAACCTCACCTACATTCTCTCCTTCTTAAACCACTTGGACAAGCCAGACCTCTGCCTCGGCCTCTACAATGCCATCATCCAAGGCCTCATCCCTTCCAATCCCACAAACAAAACCACGTCCCTTCTTCAAGTGCTTGAACTACTTCGGCATATGCTCCTCAATGGCCTCCTTCCTGACCACTACACTGTCCCCTCTGTGCTCAAAGCGTGTGCACAGTGCCGTGCGCTGAGAGAAGGCCAGCAAATCCACGCCTATGCAATCAAATCCGGACTCGTTTTGTCCAATGTGTACGTCAACAACACAATCATGAGGCTATATGCAGTCTGTGGGTTTATAAATCACGTCCGGAAGGTGTTCGACGAAAGTCCTCAGAGGGACTTGGTATCTTGGACTACTCTTATTCAGGGCTATGTTAAAATGGGGCTGGCCAGGGAAGGCGTGGAGGCCTTCTTTGAGATGTGTGATGCGAAAATGAGGCCGGATGAGATGACATTGGTCATTGTGCTCTCTGCTTGCTCTAAATTGGGAGACTTGAGCTTGGGTAGGAAGATAAGTAGGTACATTGATGATAATGGGGTTTACCCAGATGTTTTTATTGGCAATGCGTTGGTTAATATGTACTTGGAGTGCGGCGATGCTGAGCTTGCACGTGGAGTGTTTGATGGGATGGCTGTGAGAAATGTAGTTTCTTGGAATTCCATGATATCTGGCTTGGCGCATCAAGGGAAGTATAAGGAGGCATTGGATGTGTTCCAGGAGATGCAAAGAATCGGTCTTGAACCGGATGATGTTACTTTAGTTGGTGTTTTGAATTCGTGCGCGAATCTTGGAGTGCTCGAGTTGGGGAAGTGGGTGCATGCTTATGTTGATAGGAATCAGATTGAGGCTGATGGGTATATAGGGAATGCGCTTGTGGATATGTATGCTAAGTGTGGAAGCATAGACCGGGCATTCAGGGTGTTTCAAGGCATGAAACGGAGAGATGTGTATTCGTATACTGCGATGATTGTTGGATTAGCTATGCATGGGGAAGTGGAGGTGGCATTGGATATATTTTCTGAGATGCCTAGAATGGGTATTCAACCTGATGAGGTTACATTTGTAGGTGTCCTTGCAGCTTGTAGTCATGGAGGACTAGTGGCAGAGGGTCAGAAGTATTTCAGGGATATGTCAACTGTGTACAATCTTAGACCTCAGACAGAGCATTACGGATGCATGGTTGACCTTTTAGGTCGTGCTGGGTTAATAAATGAGGCAGAGGAGTTTGTTAATAACATGCCAATTGAGCCTGATGCCTTTGTCTGGGGGGCACTATTGGGAGCTTGCAGGATACATGGGAAAGTAGAGCTTGCTGAAACTGTGATGAAGAAGCTATTGAAGATAGAGCCAGAGAGAGATGGTGCATACGTACTCATGTCCAATATATATTCTTCTGCAAATAAATGGAGGAATGCAGTGCAGTTGAGAAGggaaatgaaagaaaagaacATGACGAAAACTCCTGGCTGTAGTTCAATTGAACTTGAAGGTGTTGTTCATGAATTCAGAAAGGGTGACAAATCACATAAAAGAAGTAAACACATATACAAATTGCTAGACGAGATCATGAGCCACATAAATGATTATGGGGTTTTGGCTCACAGAAGTACATTCTTTTGA
- the LOC133717650 gene encoding uncharacterized protein LOC133717650 → MRGGLIWATAEDLSKNRGRVLSLYRQILRSINSPNLPLNLAARLAKKAEVRAIFMLASEERSLHNIEDLVDAANYSLSLLRKGEIPKYIQ, encoded by the coding sequence ATGAGGGGGGGTTTGATATGGGCAACAGCAGAGGACTTGTCGAAAAACAGAGGACGCGTTCTGTCTCTGTATCGGCAGATTCTGAGAAGCATCAATTCTCCGAATCTGCCTCTGAATTTGGCAGCAAGACTCGCCAAGAAGGCAGAGGTGCGCGCCATCTTTATGCTGGCTTCCGAGGAGAGGTCCCTGCACAACATTGAAGACCTTGTTGATGCTGCCAActactctctctccctcttgaGGAAAGGAGAGATACCCAAGTATATTCAATGA
- the LOC133717652 gene encoding transcription factor bHLH91-like, translated as MYVDTSAAAACNFDPSTNNPMSESAPAVVLHSHNTTTTFAHEENLRRLSMEEELSNYHHNAAMEIEQQLQNEMDFGTMDQNTTPNPHLVNPFDTHQATNWDTTNEMQQQLPQGPTPDLLSLFHLPSSSSVLPHSSINFPHPKTPGGCFPGSFGYEALPETPSGAAASSVMYDPMFHLNQLPPQPQPPLFRELLQSLPHGYNLGGSRNGSSLFSNGGDEVDDGSRQLFENGVLEFSKEMKPFGRGRGGNKGTKHFATERQRRVQLNDKFHALRELVPNPTKPDRASVVGDAIDYIQELKRTVSELKLLVEKKRCGRERSKRHKTEQDIGAGDDDESCNMKPLGDHDHDHSYNNGSLRSSWLQRKSKDTEVDVRIIDDEVTIKLVQRKKINLLLSVSKLLDELQLELHHAAGGHIGNSYSFLFNTKMYEGSSLYASAIANKLIETLDRQYAAIPPTNSY; from the exons ATGTACGTGGACACTAGTGCTGCAGCTGCCTGCAACTTTGATCCCAGTACTAATAACCCCATGTCAGAATCAGCCCCAGCAGTTGTCCTCCACAGccacaacaccaccaccacctttgCTCATGAAGAAAACTTGAGGAGGCTCTCCATGGAAGAAGAGCTCTCTAACTACCACCACAACGCCGCCATGGAAATTGAGCAGCAGCTTCAGAATGAGATGGATTTTGGCACCATGGACCAAAACACTACCCCCAACCCTCATTTGGTTAACCCCTTTGACACCCACCAAGCCACAAACTGGGACACTACTAATGAAATGCAACAACAATTGCCACAAGGCCCAACACCTGACCTGCTCAGCCTTTTCCACTTGCCCTCCTCCTCTTCTGTGCTCCCACACTCCTCCATTAACTTCCCCCATCCCAAGACCCCCGGAGGCTGTTTCCCGGGGTCTTTCGGGTATGAGGCTCTGCCCGAGACTCCTTCTGGGGCAGCGGCCTCTTCGGTCATGTATGACCCAATGTTCCACCTGAACCAGCTGCCTCCGCAGCCGCAGCCGCCGCTGTTCAGGGAGCTGCTGCAGTCCCTGCCACATGGGTACAACTTGGGTGGGTCCAGAAATGGGTCGAGCTTGTTTAGCAATGGTGGGGATGAGGTGGACGATGGGAGTAGGCAGTTGTTTGAGAATGGGGTGCTGGAGTTTTCTAAGGAGATGAAGCCATTTGGAAGAGGAAGAGGTGGGAATAAAGGGACCAAGCACTTTGCTACTGAGCGCCAGAGGAGAGTCCAGCTCAATGACAAGTTTCATGCTTTGAGGGAATTGGTTCCAAACCCAACAAAG CCTGATCGAGCATCTGTAGTGGGAGATGCCATTGATTACATACAGGAGCTCAAGAGGACTGTGAGTGAGCTGAAACTGCTGGTGGAGAAGAAAAGGTGTGGGAGAGAGAGGAGCAAGAGGCACAAGACTGAGCAGGACATAGGTGCTGGAGACGATGATGAGAGCTGTAACATGAAGCCTCTTGGTGACCATGATCATGACCACTCCTACAACAATGGGTCTCTGAGGAGCTCATGGCTTCAAAGGAAGTCCAAAGACACCGAGGTCGACGTCCGGATCATTGATGATGAAGTCACCATCAAACTGGTCCAGAGGAAGAAGATCAATCTGTTGCTGTCTGTGTCCAAGCTTCTTGATGAGTTGCAGCTTGAACTTCATCATGCTGCTGGGGGACACATTGGGAATTCATACAGCTTCTTGTTCAACACCAAG ATGTATGAAGGGTCTTCTTTGTATGCAAGTGCCATTGCCAACAAGCTCATTGAGACTCTGGATAGACAATATGCAGCAATTCCACCTACCAATAGTTATTAG